TCGTCCGGTATCGGGGGATGGGTCATGGTTGGGCTCCTTTGTTGGATTTGGCTGCGGATTGGCGCCGCTGCGCCTGTTGCTGCTGTCGCTCCTTGGCCTCCTTGAGCCGGTAGGATTCACCTTCGATAGTGAGGATCTCGGAGCGGTGTACCAGCCGGTCCACGAGGGAGACCACGCAGGAGGCGTTGGGAAAGACTTCACCCCATTCGGCGAAGGGTCGGTTGGTGGTGACCAGGGTGGATTTCTCCTCGTAGCGGCGGGAGACGATCTCGAACAGCAGATCGGCATGGCGATTGGAGTAGGCGAGATACCCCACCTCGTCGACCGCTAGCAGTTGAGGGCGGGCGTAGCGGGCGAGGCGCCGCTTGAGGGCGCTGTCGCCATCCTGGGCGGCCAAGTCATTGAGCATCTGGCCGGCGCTGGTAAAGAGGACGCTGTGGCCGGCCAGCACCGCTTG
The Gammaproteobacteria bacterium DNA segment above includes these coding regions:
- the istB gene encoding IS21-like element helper ATPase IstB; translation: MIPNPSLKERATALKLHGLLSHWEEHADAGWVESLIQWEEEERADRSLERRMKGARLGRFKPLADFDWGWPSRCDRELVSELMRLDFLTEAVNIILVGPNGVGKSTLARNIAHQAVLAGHSVLFTSAGQMLNDLAAQDGDSALKRRLARYARPQLLAVDEVGYLAYSNRHADLLFEIVSRRYEEKSTLVTTNRPFAEWGEVFPNASCVVSLVDRLVHRSEILTIEGESYRLKEAKERQQQQAQRRQSAAKSNKGAQP